TGGGTGCTATCGGTGTAGCTCTTGCACTCATCTATTTAGCTCTTTCTAAACAAGGCGGTTCAGGTAATGGCGGAAACGGCAATATGGGAGATCCATTAGGCGCCATTATTGATGATTATTGATAAGGAGGAGGACAGGAAAATGGAAAAATTGACTTTATCAAGAAGAGATCGTATTTCTATTTGGTGGCGTTCAACGTTCATCCAAGGCTCTTGGAACTATGAGCGTATGCAAAACGGTGGTTGGGCATATGCAATGATTCCTGCCATCAAAAAGTTATATAAAACAAAAGAAGAACGTTCTGCTGCCCTGCAACGTCACTTGGAGTTCTTTAATACTCATCCATATGTAGCTTCACCTATCCTCGGTGTAACATTGGCTCTAGAAGAAGAGCGCGCAAATGGAGCACCGGTTGACGATGCGGCTATTCAAGGGGTTAAAGTCGGTATGATGGGACCTCTAGCTGGTATCGGTGACCCAGTTTTCTGGTTTACGGTTAAACCTATCCTTGGTGCGCTAGCGGCTTCTCTTGCTATGACTGGTAATATCCTTGGGCCAATCCTTTATTTCGTTTTATGGAACCTTATCCGTATGGGATTCACTTACTATACACAGGAATTTGGTTACAAAGCCGGATCCAAAATCACAGAGGATTTATCTGGCGGATTGCTTCAAGATATCACCAAAGGCGCCTCGATACTTGGTATGTTCATCCTTGGTGCATTAGTTAACCGCTGGGTATCCATCACATTTACGCCAATCGTATCTTCCGTTCAGCTTGACGAAGGTGCCTACATTGATTGGGAAAACCTCCCTGCTGGGTCAGAAGGGATCAAAACTGCGCTTGAACAACAAGCGGGCGGTCTTTCCTTAACTGATGTGAAAGTAACGACTTTACAAGATAACTTAGATAGCTTGATTCCTGGCTTATCTGCCTTATTGCTAACACTTCTTTCTATGTGGCTTCTTAAGAAGAAAGTATCACCAATTGTGATGATTCTCGGATTATTCGTAGTTGGTGTTGTATTCCACGTATTAGGTATCATGTAATATCGGCAAGTCTTGAGTCTGTAAGCACCCCCTAAATTATAGGGGGTGCTTTTCTTATGTCGCTATAAAATGGACAGCAAAAGCTATTGTTGTTATATGGAGGATATTACCTGGAGATCAATAAATAATAAAGGGTTGCTTACGCTTAAAAAGGTATGCTAGTATACTAATGTAAATGTTAATGGACTTGACGAACTAGATATTGTGAATTGTTGAGCAAAAAGAGATGATGACCATTTCGTTATGAATAGGCTGCAAACAATGAGCAATATTAATTTTTAATACAATATGTGAAATTATGAGCATATTTTTTTGCTATAGATTGTGAAAT
The Pradoshia eiseniae DNA segment above includes these coding regions:
- a CDS encoding PTS system mannose/fructose/sorbose family transporter subunit IID, with the protein product MEKLTLSRRDRISIWWRSTFIQGSWNYERMQNGGWAYAMIPAIKKLYKTKEERSAALQRHLEFFNTHPYVASPILGVTLALEEERANGAPVDDAAIQGVKVGMMGPLAGIGDPVFWFTVKPILGALAASLAMTGNILGPILYFVLWNLIRMGFTYYTQEFGYKAGSKITEDLSGGLLQDITKGASILGMFILGALVNRWVSITFTPIVSSVQLDEGAYIDWENLPAGSEGIKTALEQQAGGLSLTDVKVTTLQDNLDSLIPGLSALLLTLLSMWLLKKKVSPIVMILGLFVVGVVFHVLGIM